TGACCGAGAACAAGCCAGGGGAATGCGTTTAGATATCCCAGCCGGAACCGCCGTTCGCTTTGAACCCGGAGACGAAAAAGAAGTAGTGTTAGTACCCTATGTAGGTAGTCGGCAAGTTTACGGCTTTAACGGCAAAATTAACGGCGCTTTATAATCACCCAATTGCATCACCCAAATGTATGAGGTTGAATAGCTGAAGGGAAATTAACTTGGAGAAAGAAGGTAAATTCAACACTTGAAAAATAACCATTATTACTACCAGTAGTTTCTCTATGTTAATTTCCAATTTAAAACAGCTAAATATTGATTTTTTAACTACTCTCAAAGGAGTTGTTTGTTTATTAAAAGACCCTGGTCAAACTGATTCTGTTTATGATATTGAAGAAGGACTGATTAACACTAAAGCAAATCACTTAGCAGTAGAATACGTTAAATCTCAACCAGGTGTTGCGGAAATCATCCAAGAACGTTACATTGCTCCACCTCCAGATACAGAAAAATTACTGGAATATCCGGAAGATTCTTTAGGATATGTTTACGCATCCTTCATCAAAGAATCGGGGTTCGATCCAAATTTTTATCGCCAAATTAAAGTTAAAGACGACATCAGTTACATTTTCTTACGCATTCGGCAAACTCACGATATTTGGCATTTAGTAACCGGATTTAACACAGATGTAACGGGCGAACTAGGATTAAAAGCATTTGAATTAGCTCAAACCCGCAGAACAATGGCAGCAGTACTAATCGCTGGAGGATTACTCAAAACTTTGTTCTCTGCACCAGAACAATTAGATAATTTGTTAGATCGGTTGGCTGTTGGTTATAGAATGGGAGCGAAAGCTCAACCATTTTTGGCACAGAAATGGGAAGAAAACTGGGGTAAGTCTTTATCAGAATGGAGAACAGAATTAGGAGTTAATCCTACACTAGTTTATATTCCTTAACTAGGAATCAGGAGGCTGGATAAATGGCTCAAATTATTGTTTTTCGGTGTTTTACCTTCTGCCTTCTGACTCCTGAATTCTGGATTCTGAATTCTATTCTATTTATTCATCAGGCAAGAAACTTTCTCCCCATTTCACTTCCACTTTTCCACTAGGCATAAAAACGACCTTATATTCAGTGACGGGAGTATCGGTAACAACGTGATTCGGAATTAAAATAGGTTGATCGTCAGATCCTTTGTTATCTGGTTTTACTAACAATTTGGGTAAAGGAGTAGTGGTTAGAAGATCGATCGCTAATTTATCCAATGGTTCGTAAGAAACTAGTTCGCCTTTAGTATTTATTAACACTCGGTATACCAAATCGCGATCGAAATTGACCGATGCTTCTTCAGTTTCCTTATTGCTAGAGATCTGCCAATTCTGCACGATTAATTCTTGCAAATCGTCTTGTAACTGCTGGATCTTTTTCTCATCAGTAATTGCTGGTAGCGGCATTGCCTTAGAAGAATCCAAACTAGAAGGGAGTTCCGAAGGCAGAATATCAGCCCTAGATTTCAGAGGCATCGGTTTTTTGAGAGCAGTTTTCTCCAAATCAAAAGCATCGCCAATTAACTCGTTAACCCTTTTCTGGTCGTATTGACCTAGCAAGCGATGCTGAAATACTACATATTTATATTCTCTGGAAACCTTACCCTCAATCACGCCAATCGCTTGTTTGGCCAACTCTTGAGCCGCATAGCTGGGTGCTTCATCCACAATCGATTGCAAAGACTGATTGGGATCGATCAACATATTTGCTAATCTGCGAGTTAAAGGCACAACTCCAAACACGCTAACTTTTTTCTCTAAACCCAAATCTTTAACTGCTTTGAGAGCAATTTCTGTAGTCATCTCGGAAGCACCCCACAAAACATTGATATCTGGGTTCTTTTTGAGCATTTCCTTTACTTTATCCACTTCTTCAGGAATTTTTGCATCCGTCGTTGCCGCTTGCTTCCAAGTAGCACCGGAATCTTTCAACCCTAATTTTAAACCTTGTAAATAAGGGTAAAGGCGACTGGAATCTGCACCATCTACCAGCCCGATATTTAACGGTTTAATCTGTTTCTTATTCTTCGGTTTAGCCCAAACTCCCATATACCGACCCAAATCATATCCCATGCGGACAGAATCGCTTTCGTAACAGGCAAATACCACTTTTTGAGCTTCTGTCGGCAAACAATCACCGATATTAACCACTACTACGCCAGCAACGAAAGCCTCCAGAATTGCCGGGACGGATTTTTCCGGGTCTAAAGGTCTCATCAGAATGACATCTACATCCTGAGTAAGTAGTTGTCTGATTCCTTGGGTTTCTTCCTCAACAGTTTCTCCGGTCTTAATTGGCAAAATTTCAACTTGTTTGTTTTGTTTCTCCAATCTTTCTAAACCTTGCTGATATAACTTATAAGTCAAATTATCATTTGGCAGAATGAATCCAACTCGATAAGTGTCCGTTCCTTGCTTGGCAATTTTTGCTTCCCAATCTTTGTCTTTGGCAGCTTTATCTAAGTTGTAACCCCGTTTTAGCTGATCCGCTGACCAAAACTTGGCTCGTTTAAGATTAGCACGCTCGAATTCAGCCCCGATCGTAATCGTTCCATCCTGCAAATCTGTATATCGCAGAGAAGCACCTTTAAAATTAGCTTTGTAAAGGTCTGCTCCTTTGAGATTAGCACGACTCAGATTTGAATTTTGGAAATTAACTTGATTGAGATTTGCTCCTTGTAAATCTGCCCAAAGCAAGCGGGAATTAATGATAGAAGCTTTGGCTAAGTTGGCATCCCGCAAAAATGTTCGGCTCATCCGAGTGCTATCTAAATTAGCTTCCTCTAAATCCGCCTTTTCCAAATAAGCCGCGCGAAGAATAGCTCCTTTTAGATTAGCTTTTTTTAAATTAGCGCCTTTCAAATTTGCTCGTTCCAGATTAGCGCCTTCCAAATTCGCCCCTTCTAAGTTGGCTCCTTGTAAGTTAGCTCCTTTTAAATTAGCGCCTGCCAGATTCATTTGGGAAAGGTTCATTCCTTCATTTCTAAAAAACTGAGGTGGCCATTGGGAAAAAGTTGCTAAACCTAATTGAAATTTGTAACACTGATTCAGTTGGAGTCCTTCTAGATTAGCTTTGGATGCTTGCTCCCCCAACATACCTTCACAGTTTTTATTGAGTAGCTCCATTGCCTCAATTCTCGATTCAGAATATACAACCTCTTTCTGATTTCTAATTTCTTGTCGTGCGGTATCGATCGATTCTTGTCGTCGCTGAGGTGCTTCCCAAAAGTAGGCTCCCATTGCTGCCAACAAGGTAAACTGACCGATCACCGTCGCCAAACTATAGAGAGAAACATTTTCACACCATTTAACAAAATCTCCCAATCGCTGGTCTAAAAACTTGACCGGCTTCAGCCAGGAATACTCTTCTTTTTTTGGTAATCTCTCCAAGTAATAATTTTCAAACATTCGCCGATAGCTTTCGGCTGGCATATCTAAACGTCTGGCTTCTTGAAGCAATCGGTATTCTCGCTTGACCGAATCTTCTATAGCAGCCACGCTACTAAAGCTGTTATCTAACTGCTGCAAAAAACTTTCTAATTCCGATAATTCCGGCTTTTCTGCTGACTCACTTTCAGGATCGTTGTTTTGCGCGTCTTCTCGTACATTATCGTGATTTTGAGTAACTTTTTTTATATCTATTTCTTTTTTACCGGATGCCATTTTTTGTAAGTGCTGCTTAATCGAAACTTGTTTGATATTAAAACGCGGTCTTTTCATAATTTTCCAAAATCATCTAATTAAGTTTAAGATTTGTAAATTTATATATTGCCTTTATCAAGCTATTCTGGCATTTAATATCCCAACTTGTCTACGGTAATTTAACGCAAGACCTGAATCAATATGAGACAATTAAACCTAGTCATTAGGTGATGATATGAGTTATAGAATGGATCGGCGTGCTTATGCCCAGACTTACGGCCCCACTGTAGGCGATCGCATTCGCCTTGCCGATACGGAATTATTTATAGAAGTTGAACGAGATTTAACCACCTACGGCGATGAAGTTAAATTTGGTGGCGGAAAAGTAATCCGTGATGGCATGGGACAATCACCAATTTCTAACACTGATGGTGCTGTGGATCTGGTAATTACTAATGCTTTAATCCTTGATTGGTGGG
This window of the Leptolyngbyaceae cyanobacterium genome carries:
- a CDS encoding urease subunit beta, which codes for MIPGEIITPEGEIELNAGRQTIRLQVANKGDRPIQIGSHFHFYEVNESLEFDREQARGMRLDIPAGTAVRFEPGDEKEVVLVPYVGSRQVYGFNGKINGAL
- a CDS encoding Coq4 family protein — translated: MLISNLKQLNIDFLTTLKGVVCLLKDPGQTDSVYDIEEGLINTKANHLAVEYVKSQPGVAEIIQERYIAPPPDTEKLLEYPEDSLGYVYASFIKESGFDPNFYRQIKVKDDISYIFLRIRQTHDIWHLVTGFNTDVTGELGLKAFELAQTRRTMAAVLIAGGLLKTLFSAPEQLDNLLDRLAVGYRMGAKAQPFLAQKWEENWGKSLSEWRTELGVNPTLVYIP
- a CDS encoding pentapeptide repeat-containing protein codes for the protein MKRPRFNIKQVSIKQHLQKMASGKKEIDIKKVTQNHDNVREDAQNNDPESESAEKPELSELESFLQQLDNSFSSVAAIEDSVKREYRLLQEARRLDMPAESYRRMFENYYLERLPKKEEYSWLKPVKFLDQRLGDFVKWCENVSLYSLATVIGQFTLLAAMGAYFWEAPQRRQESIDTARQEIRNQKEVVYSESRIEAMELLNKNCEGMLGEQASKANLEGLQLNQCYKFQLGLATFSQWPPQFFRNEGMNLSQMNLAGANLKGANLQGANLEGANLEGANLERANLKGANLKKANLKGAILRAAYLEKADLEEANLDSTRMSRTFLRDANLAKASIINSRLLWADLQGANLNQVNFQNSNLSRANLKGADLYKANFKGASLRYTDLQDGTITIGAEFERANLKRAKFWSADQLKRGYNLDKAAKDKDWEAKIAKQGTDTYRVGFILPNDNLTYKLYQQGLERLEKQNKQVEILPIKTGETVEEETQGIRQLLTQDVDVILMRPLDPEKSVPAILEAFVAGVVVVNIGDCLPTEAQKVVFACYESDSVRMGYDLGRYMGVWAKPKNKKQIKPLNIGLVDGADSSRLYPYLQGLKLGLKDSGATWKQAATTDAKIPEEVDKVKEMLKKNPDINVLWGASEMTTEIALKAVKDLGLEKKVSVFGVVPLTRRLANMLIDPNQSLQSIVDEAPSYAAQELAKQAIGVIEGKVSREYKYVVFQHRLLGQYDQKRVNELIGDAFDLEKTALKKPMPLKSRADILPSELPSSLDSSKAMPLPAITDEKKIQQLQDDLQELIVQNWQISSNKETEEASVNFDRDLVYRVLINTKGELVSYEPLDKLAIDLLTTTPLPKLLVKPDNKGSDDQPILIPNHVVTDTPVTEYKVVFMPSGKVEVKWGESFLPDE